The Candidatus Methylomirabilota bacterium genome includes a region encoding these proteins:
- a CDS encoding amino acid adenylation domain-containing protein: MAERAPRRASTLTPEERQRLEAKLLAGAPGTRSALPRRDPAAPVPLSAPQQRLWFLHQLVPDSAVYHIPLAARLRGRLDVEALRRSFEVVVHRHEALRTGIVVEDGEPRQRITSVGAFALPVDPWPDGDDAALERAAVREGSQVFDLARGPLIRSRLFRRSDDEHLLVVTLHHLISDGWSMGVLARELETAYAALRAGRAPTLPPLPLQYGDYAVWQRDRLGGAELQAQLAYWTERLAGAPAALTMPMDRPRPAVQSFVGGVVAITVSRDVTEGLRALARRQGATLYMTLLAAFQVLLARHAGQDEVLIGSPIAGRPRTELEGLIGFFANTVVLRGELAGDPTFCELLRRTRDTALGAFANAEVPFERLVETLRPARDASRNPVFQAILALQNAPRTPLALAGLEITPFHLDQGTAKVDYSLILVEAPEGLRGTLEYCSALFDRATAEDLVAQFGRLLQEIARDADRPLSQLPLLGEAERHRVLVEWNATRSPYPADRSLPALFAEHVARTPDAVAVTDGARTITYVELERRARRLARRLRDLGMGRGARVGVCCDRSIELAVALLGVLTAGGVYVPLDPSHPAERRTALLDDAGAVAVVTAGAGRGDARPEVRLESSDGEGLEAPTAEGLPLGGADLAYVMYTSGSTGAPKGVAVPHRAIARLVRDTDYVRLGPDDVVAHVSNPAFDAATFEIWGALLNGARLVLIPPDTALAPRALAGALAREGVTTLFLTTSLFNQVAREAPDAFRPLRQVLFGGEIAEPRWVRAVLQAAPPARLINAYGPTETTTFATWHEVREVAEGASTVPIGRPIANTELYILDDRREPVPVGVVGEIYIGGPGLADGYLGRPELTAERFVPHPFDATPGARLYRTGDRARFRADGVVEFLGRLDRQVKLRGHRIEPDEIEAALLRLPEVGDAVVVMEGEDSDAHRLVAYVAPAPGASPRPTEIRSALRLTLPAFMVPGAVVVLPALPLTPNGKLDRAALPAPDPEGAREPAHRVKPSNATERTLVDLWEELLGVTGIGVRDSFFDLGGHSLLAARMMAAVEREWGRRVPLTTLFTGPTIEHLARALDDEVATSEPPVVALNPAGAHPPLFFCHGVFNGGGFFTRALAEAAGLEQPFYAVHPHSLQGKAIPDTIEAMAATHLSDILAVRPRGPYLLGGHCNGALVALEIARLLRGRGAEVPLVVMLDAVAPTRVVRVLGALARAVDAVLRVPAANRDDRLIRWRIRAQDVAVWLRYYRGRLDTAGGRGPVGWLRGLAVIVRKKIVTRGRRSDVAASLDGAPDPPPRTPSPLAAHYKRAVLRHIPGPYRGRIVVLRSADAEDPRPDFGWSSICSRVTTYTVPGGHLSAITHHVRATAERLRACLEQASRT, encoded by the coding sequence ATGGCCGAGCGGGCGCCACGCCGGGCGTCGACGCTGACACCCGAGGAGCGCCAGCGTCTCGAGGCCAAGCTGCTCGCGGGCGCGCCGGGCACGCGGAGCGCGCTGCCGCGCCGGGATCCCGCGGCGCCGGTGCCGCTCTCCGCACCCCAGCAGCGCCTGTGGTTCCTGCACCAGCTCGTGCCGGACAGCGCGGTGTACCACATCCCGCTGGCGGCGCGGCTCCGCGGCCGCCTCGACGTGGAGGCGCTGCGCCGGAGCTTCGAGGTGGTCGTCCATCGCCACGAGGCGCTCCGCACCGGCATCGTCGTCGAGGACGGGGAGCCGCGTCAGCGCATCACCTCCGTCGGGGCGTTCGCGCTGCCCGTGGACCCGTGGCCCGACGGCGACGACGCGGCGCTCGAGCGCGCGGCCGTCCGCGAGGGGAGCCAGGTCTTCGACCTCGCGCGCGGGCCGCTGATCCGCTCGCGGCTCTTCCGCCGGAGCGACGACGAGCACCTCCTCGTCGTCACGCTTCACCACCTGATCTCCGACGGATGGTCGATGGGCGTGCTGGCCCGCGAGCTCGAGACCGCCTATGCCGCGCTCCGCGCGGGCCGGGCGCCCACGCTGCCGCCCCTTCCCCTGCAGTACGGTGACTACGCGGTGTGGCAGCGCGACCGCCTCGGCGGCGCGGAACTCCAGGCGCAGCTCGCGTACTGGACGGAGCGGCTCGCCGGCGCGCCGGCGGCGCTCACGATGCCCATGGACCGGCCGCGGCCGGCGGTCCAGAGCTTCGTGGGAGGCGTCGTCGCGATCACGGTGAGCCGTGACGTCACCGAGGGGCTCCGCGCGCTCGCGCGGCGGCAAGGCGCCACCCTCTACATGACGCTCCTCGCGGCTTTCCAGGTGCTCCTGGCGCGTCACGCCGGGCAGGACGAGGTCCTGATCGGGTCGCCGATCGCCGGCCGCCCCCGCACCGAGCTCGAGGGGCTGATCGGCTTCTTCGCCAACACCGTGGTGCTGCGCGGCGAGCTCGCGGGGGATCCGACCTTCTGCGAGCTGCTCCGGCGCACCCGAGACACCGCGCTGGGCGCCTTCGCCAACGCCGAGGTTCCCTTCGAGCGGCTGGTGGAGACGCTCCGCCCAGCGCGCGATGCGAGCCGCAATCCCGTCTTCCAGGCCATCCTGGCGCTGCAGAACGCGCCCCGTACTCCTCTCGCCCTCGCCGGCCTCGAGATCACGCCGTTCCACCTCGACCAGGGCACGGCCAAGGTCGACTACTCGCTGATCCTCGTCGAGGCGCCCGAGGGGCTTCGGGGCACCCTCGAGTACTGCTCCGCGCTCTTCGACCGCGCCACTGCGGAGGACCTGGTCGCCCAATTCGGGCGGCTGCTCCAGGAGATCGCCCGCGACGCCGATCGCCCCCTCTCGCAGCTGCCGCTCCTCGGTGAAGCCGAGCGTCACCGTGTCCTGGTGGAGTGGAACGCCACGCGCTCACCGTACCCGGCCGACCGGTCGCTCCCGGCGCTCTTCGCCGAGCACGTCGCCCGGACGCCCGACGCGGTGGCGGTCACGGATGGCGCGCGGACAATCACGTACGTGGAGCTGGAACGACGCGCCCGCCGCCTGGCGCGCCGGCTGCGAGACCTCGGGATGGGCCGCGGCGCGCGCGTCGGCGTGTGCTGCGACCGCTCCATCGAGCTGGCGGTCGCGCTGCTCGGCGTGCTGACCGCGGGCGGCGTCTATGTGCCCCTCGATCCCTCCCACCCCGCGGAGCGCCGCACCGCGCTGCTCGACGACGCGGGCGCGGTCGCCGTGGTGACCGCGGGAGCGGGACGCGGCGACGCCCGCCCCGAGGTGCGGCTGGAATCGTCCGATGGCGAGGGGCTCGAGGCGCCGACCGCGGAGGGGCTACCGCTCGGAGGGGCGGACCTCGCCTACGTGATGTACACCTCGGGCTCCACGGGCGCCCCCAAGGGCGTGGCGGTGCCGCATCGCGCGATCGCGCGCCTGGTGCGCGACACCGACTACGTCCGGCTCGGCCCCGACGACGTGGTGGCGCACGTCTCCAACCCCGCGTTCGACGCCGCCACCTTCGAGATCTGGGGCGCGCTGCTGAACGGGGCCCGGCTCGTCCTGATCCCGCCCGACACCGCGCTGGCCCCGCGGGCCCTCGCCGGCGCGCTCGCGCGCGAGGGCGTGACCACGCTCTTCCTCACCACATCGCTCTTCAACCAGGTGGCGCGGGAAGCGCCAGATGCCTTCCGGCCGCTGCGGCAGGTCCTTTTCGGCGGGGAGATAGCTGAGCCCCGGTGGGTGCGCGCGGTGCTGCAGGCCGCGCCGCCCGCGCGGCTGATCAATGCCTACGGGCCCACCGAGACCACCACCTTCGCCACGTGGCACGAGGTGCGCGAGGTGGCCGAGGGCGCCTCGACAGTGCCGATCGGCCGGCCCATCGCGAATACCGAGCTCTACATCCTCGACGACCGGCGCGAGCCTGTGCCGGTGGGGGTGGTCGGAGAGATCTACATCGGCGGCCCCGGGCTCGCCGACGGCTATCTGGGTCGACCCGAGCTCACCGCCGAGCGCTTCGTGCCGCATCCGTTCGACGCCACGCCGGGCGCGCGGCTCTATCGTACCGGTGATCGGGCGCGATTCCGGGCCGACGGCGTGGTCGAGTTTTTGGGTCGCCTCGACCGTCAGGTCAAGCTGCGCGGCCATCGTATCGAGCCGGACGAGATCGAGGCAGCGCTCCTCCGACTCCCCGAGGTGGGCGACGCCGTCGTGGTGATGGAGGGCGAGGACTCCGACGCGCACCGCCTGGTCGCCTACGTCGCGCCCGCGCCCGGCGCGAGCCCGCGGCCGACCGAGATCCGTAGCGCGCTGCGCCTCACCTTGCCCGCGTTCATGGTGCCCGGCGCCGTCGTCGTGCTGCCCGCGCTCCCGCTGACACCGAACGGCAAGCTGGATCGCGCCGCGCTCCCCGCCCCGGATCCGGAAGGAGCGCGTGAGCCGGCGCATCGGGTGAAGCCCAGCAACGCCACGGAGCGGACGCTCGTCGACCTCTGGGAGGAGCTGCTGGGCGTCACCGGGATCGGGGTGCGCGACAGCTTCTTCGATCTCGGAGGCCACTCCCTCCTCGCCGCGCGGATGATGGCGGCCGTCGAGCGCGAGTGGGGCCGTCGGGTGCCGCTCACCACGCTCTTCACCGGCCCCACCATCGAGCATCTTGCCCGGGCCCTCGACGACGAGGTCGCGACGTCGGAGCCTCCGGTGGTCGCTCTGAATCCCGCCGGCGCGCACCCTCCTCTCTTTTTCTGCCACGGAGTCTTCAACGGAGGCGGATTCTTCACTCGCGCGCTCGCGGAAGCGGCGGGCTTGGAGCAGCCGTTCTACGCGGTGCACCCCCACAGCCTCCAGGGAAAGGCGATACCCGACACCATCGAAGCGATGGCGGCAACTCATCTCTCCGACATCCTGGCGGTTCGGCCGAGGGGGCCGTACCTGCTCGGCGGGCACTGCAACGGCGCGCTGGTAGCGCTCGAGATCGCCCGCCTCCTGCGCGGGCGCGGCGCGGAAGTGCCGCTCGTCGTCATGCTCGATGCCGTCGCTCCCACCCGGGTCGTGCGTGTGCTGGGTGCGCTCGCGCGGGCCGTCGATGCCGTGCTGCGTGTGCCAGCAGCGAATCGCGACGACCGGCTGATCCGCTGGCGCATACGAGCGCAAGACGTCGCGGTCTGGCTCCGCTACTATCGCGGGCGGCTGGATACCGCCGGTGGGCGCGGGCCGGTCGGGTGGTTGCGTGGCCTGGCCGTGATCGTGCGGAAGAAAATCGTTACCAGGGGCCGACGCTCGGACGTCGCCGCGTCCCTCGATGGCGCGCCCGACCCGCCGCCGCGGACGCCCAGCCCCCTCGCCGCGCACTACAAGCGCGCCGTCCTCCGTCACATCCCCGGGCCCTACCGCGGCCGCATCGTCGTCCTCCGCTCCGCGGACGCGGAGGATCCACGCCCTGATTTCGGCTGGTCGTCCATCTGCTCGCGGGTGACGACCTACACCGTGCCCGGGGGTCATCTCAGCGCGATCACCCACCACGTGCGCGCGACGGCGGAGCGACTCCGCGCCTGCCTCGAGCAGGCGTCGCGCACATGA
- a CDS encoding Os1348 family NHLP clan protein, whose amino-acid sequence MSRYDVNVVLYRLKKDAAFRARFTREPAAALGRADLTDEERDAFVRWDVRRLNELGGSLHLLVSIPRLGGH is encoded by the coding sequence GTGAGCCGCTACGACGTGAACGTGGTGCTGTATCGCCTCAAGAAGGATGCGGCGTTCCGCGCGCGCTTCACGCGGGAGCCGGCGGCGGCGCTCGGCCGCGCCGATCTCACCGACGAGGAGCGGGACGCTTTCGTGCGCTGGGACGTCCGGCGCCTCAACGAGCTGGGCGGGTCACTCCACCTGCTGGTGTCGATCCCGCGCCTGGGCGGGCACTAA
- a CDS encoding 4'-phosphopantetheinyl transferase superfamily protein, whose product MSVPLHWVRPDAPPVLALDEVHVWRFDLDEMIPDGLALERRLSAEERERAGRFRFTRDRERYLAGRAGLRGILAGYAGARPETLRFVRAPHGKPALLAAPEGLEFNLTHADWCAVVAVAQGRRVGVDVEGIRLGHSGMDVARRFFAHAEVDTLLAAPPEERAATFVRCWTRKEAYVKARGDGLSLSLQHFEVPLATGATRALVSSLEDPAEVERWSLCELVPAPCHLGALVVEGERFDLRAWEWTPAERDISAPLDSGPQPRYPDRTTLMRSPRE is encoded by the coding sequence ATGAGCGTGCCGCTCCACTGGGTACGGCCCGACGCGCCGCCGGTTCTCGCGCTCGACGAGGTGCACGTGTGGCGCTTCGACCTCGACGAGATGATCCCCGACGGGCTGGCGCTGGAGCGGCGGCTGTCCGCCGAGGAGCGCGAGCGGGCGGGCCGGTTCCGCTTCACGCGCGACCGCGAGCGCTACCTGGCGGGCCGGGCCGGGCTGCGCGGCATCCTCGCCGGCTATGCCGGCGCCCGGCCCGAGACGCTGCGCTTCGTGCGCGCGCCCCACGGCAAGCCCGCGCTGCTCGCCGCGCCCGAGGGCCTCGAGTTCAACCTCACCCACGCCGACTGGTGCGCGGTGGTGGCGGTGGCGCAGGGCCGACGCGTGGGCGTGGACGTCGAGGGCATTCGTCTCGGCCACAGCGGCATGGACGTGGCGCGGCGCTTCTTCGCCCACGCCGAGGTGGACACGCTCCTCGCCGCGCCGCCCGAGGAGCGGGCCGCGACCTTCGTGCGCTGCTGGACGCGGAAGGAAGCGTACGTGAAGGCGCGCGGCGACGGGCTGTCGCTCTCGCTCCAGCACTTCGAGGTCCCGCTCGCCACCGGGGCGACGCGCGCGCTGGTCTCCTCGCTGGAAGATCCCGCGGAGGTGGAGCGCTGGAGCCTCTGCGAGCTGGTCCCGGCTCCCTGTCATCTGGGCGCGCTTGTGGTCGAGGGCGAGCGCTTCGATCTGCGCGCCTGGGAGTGGACGCCCGCGGAGCGGGACATTTCGGCGCCTCTTGACTCCGGCCCGCAGCCACGCTATCCAGATCGGACCACCCTCATGAGGAGCCCTCGGGAATGA
- a CDS encoding peptide ABC transporter substrate-binding protein encodes MSIEKSLRRMVRDVERGRLSRRVFVHTLVGMGLTAPMAAQLLATSPALAQRAAHAQAKDFVPTRRGGGGELRVLMWDAPTLLHPHFTSALRDVTASRLFYEPLAAPAPDGTFTPVLASELPSLEKGTVAKDGRWVIWKLKRGVTWHDGAPFTADDVIFNWQFASDAATGSVSREGYLEISKIDKIDSHQVKVNFGKPQPFWQGFFTGEGLLPRHVFESTKGAGAREAIGMIRPVGTGPYKLVEFRPGDVIRAEINPNYYVPNRPFFDRIEIKCGGDAAGAARAVMQTGEYDFAYYILLEEEVLKRIELGGKGRVMTIPSSGVSHIQLNQTDPWTEVDGERSALKAPHPFLSDPVMRTAVGLLVDRQAIQDNLVGRTGQIAVNILNTPDRFRSSNNTWEFSVDKANMILDRAGWARGADGVRMKDGKRLRLVFQATAHALTQKVQAVVKQAAARAGVEVEIKAIPSQIFFSSDMANPDNRTRFLADMQTYATFASLDPQGFMGQFCSWLIPTKENKWTGRNVSRWRNAEYDTLWRKAEHEMDPVKRAAMFIRMNDLVIQSGVIIPITWRNVLHAAANNLMGIEPNSWDSIFASIPYWYRNSV; translated from the coding sequence ATGAGCATCGAGAAGAGCCTTCGCCGGATGGTCCGCGACGTCGAGCGGGGGCGCCTCTCCCGCCGGGTTTTCGTCCACACTCTCGTGGGGATGGGACTCACCGCCCCCATGGCGGCTCAGCTGCTCGCCACGAGCCCGGCACTGGCGCAGCGAGCCGCCCACGCCCAGGCCAAGGACTTCGTGCCGACCCGGCGCGGCGGCGGGGGGGAGCTCCGCGTCCTCATGTGGGACGCGCCGACCCTGCTCCACCCCCACTTCACCAGCGCGCTCCGCGACGTGACCGCGAGCCGGCTCTTCTACGAGCCGCTGGCCGCCCCGGCGCCGGACGGGACGTTCACGCCGGTCCTCGCGTCCGAGCTGCCCTCGCTCGAGAAGGGCACGGTGGCCAAGGACGGCCGCTGGGTGATCTGGAAGCTCAAGCGCGGGGTGACCTGGCACGACGGCGCCCCGTTCACCGCGGACGACGTCATCTTCAACTGGCAGTTCGCCAGCGACGCCGCGACCGGCTCGGTCAGCCGAGAGGGGTATCTGGAGATCTCCAAGATCGACAAGATCGACTCGCACCAGGTGAAGGTCAACTTCGGCAAGCCCCAGCCCTTCTGGCAGGGCTTCTTCACCGGCGAAGGGCTGCTGCCCCGGCACGTCTTCGAGTCCACCAAGGGCGCGGGCGCGCGGGAGGCCATCGGCATGATCCGCCCGGTGGGCACCGGGCCCTACAAGCTGGTCGAGTTCCGGCCCGGCGACGTGATCCGCGCGGAGATCAACCCCAACTACTACGTCCCGAACCGGCCGTTCTTCGACCGCATCGAGATCAAGTGCGGCGGCGACGCCGCCGGGGCCGCGCGGGCGGTGATGCAGACCGGCGAGTACGACTTCGCCTACTACATCCTCCTCGAAGAGGAGGTGCTGAAGCGGATCGAGCTGGGTGGCAAGGGTCGGGTGATGACGATCCCGTCGAGCGGGGTCAGCCACATCCAGCTCAACCAGACCGATCCGTGGACCGAGGTCGACGGCGAGCGCTCTGCCCTCAAGGCGCCGCATCCCTTCCTGAGCGACCCCGTGATGCGCACCGCGGTGGGCCTGCTTGTGGACCGCCAGGCCATCCAGGACAACCTGGTCGGGCGCACCGGCCAGATCGCGGTGAACATCCTGAACACCCCCGACCGCTTCCGATCCTCCAACAACACGTGGGAGTTCAGCGTCGACAAGGCCAACATGATCCTCGACCGAGCGGGCTGGGCGCGCGGCGCCGACGGCGTGCGGATGAAGGACGGCAAGCGGCTGCGCCTGGTGTTCCAGGCCACCGCGCACGCCCTCACCCAGAAGGTGCAGGCGGTGGTGAAGCAAGCGGCGGCGCGGGCCGGGGTGGAGGTCGAGATCAAGGCCATCCCGTCCCAGATCTTCTTCTCCAGCGACATGGCGAATCCGGACAACCGCACCCGCTTCCTCGCCGACATGCAGACCTACGCGACGTTCGCGAGCCTCGACCCCCAGGGCTTCATGGGGCAGTTCTGCTCGTGGCTCATCCCCACCAAGGAGAACAAGTGGACGGGCCGGAACGTCAGCCGCTGGCGGAACGCGGAGTACGACACGCTGTGGCGGAAGGCCGAGCACGAGATGGATCCGGTGAAGCGCGCGGCGATGTTCATCCGAATGAACGACCTCGTGATCCAGAGCGGCGTCATCATCCCGATCACGTGGCGCAACGTGCTCCACGCCGCCGCGAACAACCTCATGGGCATCGAGCCCAACTCGTGGGACTCGATCTTCGCCAGCATCCCCTACTGGTACCGCAACTCCGTTTAG